In the Muricauda sp. MAR_2010_75 genome, one interval contains:
- a CDS encoding biopolymer transporter ExbD, with protein sequence MPRRKGAPEVNAGSMADIAFLLLIFFLVTTTIETDAGLDRMLPPIEPPEEDVIIKQKNIFTVNINKNGQLLVEDNLMKLENLREAAVSFLENNADGTCSYCKGKKDPASSDNPSKAIISLKNDRETKYSTYITVQNELVGAYNDLRNREAQRLYGRDFTKMEAEYLNPETPSSVRDDLKDKVKRVQDMFPQKLSEAETSTN encoded by the coding sequence ATGCCTAGAAGAAAAGGAGCTCCGGAAGTAAATGCCGGTTCCATGGCGGACATTGCGTTCCTACTGCTTATCTTTTTCTTGGTGACCACCACCATTGAAACAGATGCAGGATTGGATCGTATGCTACCGCCCATTGAGCCGCCAGAAGAAGATGTGATCATTAAGCAAAAGAACATTTTTACGGTAAACATCAATAAAAATGGACAATTGCTTGTTGAGGATAACCTAATGAAATTGGAAAACCTGAGAGAAGCCGCTGTATCATTTCTTGAAAACAATGCCGATGGGACTTGTTCGTATTGTAAAGGAAAAAAGGATCCGGCCTCTTCAGATAATCCTTCAAAGGCCATTATTTCTTTGAAGAACGATAGGGAGACCAAGTACAGCACCTATATTACCGTTCAGAATGAATTGGTTGGCGCGTACAATGATCTTCGTAACCGTGAAGCACAAAGATTGTATGGCAGGGATTTTACCAAAATGGAAGCAGAGTACTTGAACCCTGAAACACCATCATCTGTACGAGATGACCTAAAGGATAAAGTAAAGCGTGTTCAAGATATGTTTCCTCAGAAGCTTTCAGAAGCAGAAACATCAACCAATTAA
- a CDS encoding porin family protein yields the protein MRHFFIYFIFSAFSLPWLFSQEVEEEVPVDSKYLEDQFYIGFGYNVLLNKPSDAVQRNLSYNLQAGFIKDIPLNARRNFGVGLGLGYAVNSYYSSIVASEVGNAIAYEVRNTSEFNRSKLETHSLEVPFEFRWRTSTAEEYRFWRIYAGAKLGYVFSGRSRTVTDSGTTAFSNPNIQEFQYGLILSFGYNTWNIHAYYSLNPLLKEGTSLQTGEPLDLNVLRIGVIFYIL from the coding sequence ATGAGACATTTTTTTATTTATTTTATTTTCAGTGCATTCAGTTTGCCATGGCTGTTTTCCCAAGAAGTAGAGGAGGAGGTGCCTGTTGATTCAAAATACCTCGAAGACCAATTTTACATTGGTTTTGGGTATAATGTGTTGCTGAACAAACCTTCTGATGCTGTCCAGCGAAATTTGTCCTATAATCTACAGGCAGGTTTTATCAAGGATATTCCCTTGAATGCCAGAAGAAACTTTGGTGTGGGGCTTGGTTTGGGGTACGCTGTGAATTCTTATTACAGCAGTATTGTTGCATCTGAAGTTGGCAATGCTATTGCATACGAAGTGCGTAACACATCCGAGTTCAACAGAAGTAAGTTGGAAACACATTCCCTTGAAGTTCCTTTTGAATTTAGATGGAGAACTTCCACCGCTGAAGAATACAGGTTTTGGCGAATTTATGCCGGGGCCAAATTGGGCTATGTCTTTTCAGGGAGATCCCGTACAGTGACAGATAGCGGCACCACCGCATTTTCCAATCCCAATATCCAAGAATTTCAATACGGCCTTATCCTCAGTTTTGGCTATAACACTTGGAACATCCATGCCTATTACAGCCTAAACCCCCTATTGAAAGAGGGTACAAGTCTACAGACTGGGGAACCATTGGATTTGAATGTTTTGCGTATTGGGGTAATTTTCTATATCCTATAG
- a CDS encoding asparaginase, whose protein sequence is MKKKTNILLIYTGGTIGMVKDYKTGALRAFNFRELTKNIPELNQLDCVLKGVSFTEPIDSSKMNPKYWALIASLIDENYDAFDGFVVLHGSDTMSYSASALSFMLENLAKPVIFTGSQLPIGDLRTDAKENLITSIEIASLQEKGKPVVQEVGLYFEYKLYRGNRTTKINAEHFEAFASLNHPPLVESGVHLKVHYPNLLKRPLRNKKLQVHKKMDNHVAILKLFPGLNQEVLQSVLSIPGLKALVLETYGAGNAPMDDWFLEALKNAIQRKLHIVNVTQCSGGSVSMGHYETSEKLKEMQLINGKDITTEAAITKAMYLLGTGVPDKLFKTIFETPLRGEMV, encoded by the coding sequence ATGAAAAAGAAAACCAACATACTACTGATTTATACCGGAGGTACCATCGGGATGGTAAAGGATTACAAAACCGGTGCGCTTCGAGCTTTCAATTTTAGGGAGCTCACCAAGAATATTCCAGAGTTGAATCAGTTGGATTGTGTGTTGAAAGGAGTGTCTTTTACGGAACCGATTGATTCTTCCAAAATGAATCCGAAATACTGGGCTTTGATTGCATCGCTTATTGACGAGAACTATGACGCGTTTGATGGGTTTGTGGTGCTTCATGGGAGCGACACGATGAGTTATTCTGCTTCGGCTTTGAGCTTTATGCTGGAAAATTTGGCCAAGCCTGTCATTTTTACGGGATCACAATTACCCATCGGGGATTTACGGACGGATGCCAAGGAAAATTTAATCACTTCCATAGAGATAGCATCGCTTCAAGAAAAGGGGAAGCCCGTGGTTCAGGAAGTGGGTTTGTATTTTGAGTACAAGCTCTACCGTGGCAACCGTACCACCAAAATCAATGCGGAACATTTTGAGGCTTTCGCTTCGCTCAACCATCCACCTTTGGTGGAATCGGGGGTGCATTTAAAGGTGCACTACCCAAACTTGTTGAAACGGCCATTGCGAAACAAAAAGCTTCAAGTGCATAAAAAGATGGACAATCATGTGGCCATCTTAAAATTATTTCCCGGTTTAAATCAAGAGGTATTGCAATCGGTCTTGAGCATTCCCGGATTAAAGGCATTGGTTTTGGAAACGTATGGAGCAGGGAACGCTCCCATGGATGATTGGTTTTTGGAAGCGTTAAAAAATGCTATTCAAAGAAAATTACACATTGTAAACGTTACCCAATGCTCTGGCGGGAGTGTTTCCATGGGGCACTATGAAACCAGTGAAAAGCTGAAAGAGATGCAACTTATTAACGGAAAGGATATTACAACCGAAGCGGCCATAACCAAAGCGATGTACCTATTGGGGACTGGGGTTCCCGATAAATTGTTCAAGACAATTTTTGAGACACCACTTCGTGGTGAAATGGTGTAA
- a CDS encoding retropepsin-like aspartic protease, which yields MASLKKFLKSKNYIKIPLVLTETNHFELTATINGVTGKFILDTGASNTCVGMDKIDFFKMLSETSEIKAAGAGATEMETLVSTKNKIRIGDWKKSRQKIVLFDLSHVNEALTSHNALPVDGIIGADILKKGKAVIDYNKKSLYLKK from the coding sequence ATGGCATCACTCAAAAAATTCCTTAAATCCAAAAACTACATCAAAATACCTTTGGTATTGACCGAGACCAATCATTTTGAACTGACCGCTACCATCAATGGCGTGACGGGCAAGTTTATTTTGGATACCGGCGCCTCCAACACCTGCGTGGGGATGGACAAAATCGATTTTTTTAAGATGCTTTCTGAAACTTCAGAAATTAAAGCCGCAGGAGCAGGCGCTACTGAAATGGAAACCTTGGTCTCCACCAAGAACAAAATCCGGATTGGCGATTGGAAAAAGAGTCGACAGAAAATTGTGCTTTTTGACCTCTCCCATGTGAATGAGGCGCTTACCTCGCACAATGCACTACCCGTTGATGGGATTATTGGGGCCGATATCCTCAAAAAAGGGAAAGCCGTTATCGACTACAATAAAAAAAGCCTCTACTTAAAAAAGTAA
- the asnS gene encoding asparagine--tRNA ligase: MKSYSIKELLEKQPLGEPVEVNGWVKTFRSNRFIALNDGSTIHNIQCVVDFENLDDTILKKISTGAALKISGTLEESQGKGQSVEIQTSDIFVHGTADPETYPIQPKKHSLEFLREKAHLRVRTNTFSAVMRVRSALSFAIHSYFQQNGFYYMHAPIITGSDAEGAGEMFRVTTLDDKKPPMDEQGNVDYSEDFFGKETNLTVSGQLEAETYAMGLGKVYTFGPTFRAENSNTSRHLAEFWMIEPEMAFFDLDANMDLAEDFIKWIIQYVLDNCTDDLEFLEKRLLDEEKTKPQNERSEMSLTEKLKFVVENNFKRVSYTEAIDILRNSKPNKKKKFQYPIDEWGADLQSEHERFLVEKHFKCPVILFDYPANIKAFYMRLNEDGKTVRAMDVLFPGIGEIVGGSQREERLDVLQQKIKELDIDEKELWWYLDLRRFGTAVHSGFGLGFERMVQFATGMGNIRDVIPYPRTPQNAEF, encoded by the coding sequence ATGAAATCTTATTCCATAAAAGAATTGCTGGAGAAGCAGCCCTTAGGAGAACCTGTTGAAGTGAATGGATGGGTAAAAACCTTTAGGAGTAACCGATTCATAGCCTTGAACGACGGTTCAACAATACACAATATACAATGCGTAGTGGATTTTGAGAATTTGGATGACACCATACTTAAAAAAATCTCTACCGGGGCCGCCCTAAAAATATCCGGTACGCTCGAAGAAAGTCAAGGAAAAGGACAAAGTGTAGAAATCCAGACTTCCGATATCTTTGTGCACGGTACCGCCGATCCAGAGACTTATCCGATTCAACCCAAAAAGCACTCTTTGGAATTTTTGCGGGAGAAAGCGCATCTTAGAGTTCGGACCAATACATTTTCCGCAGTTATGCGAGTACGTTCCGCACTGTCTTTCGCCATTCACAGTTATTTTCAACAAAATGGGTTTTACTACATGCATGCCCCCATCATTACAGGATCGGATGCCGAGGGTGCCGGGGAAATGTTCCGGGTGACCACTTTGGATGATAAAAAACCTCCGATGGACGAACAGGGCAATGTGGATTATTCCGAAGATTTCTTTGGAAAGGAGACCAACCTTACGGTTTCTGGTCAGTTGGAAGCCGAAACCTATGCCATGGGCTTGGGCAAGGTATATACCTTTGGCCCTACGTTTAGGGCGGAGAACTCAAACACCTCACGGCATTTGGCCGAATTTTGGATGATTGAGCCCGAAATGGCCTTTTTTGACTTGGACGCAAACATGGATTTGGCCGAAGATTTCATCAAGTGGATTATCCAATATGTATTGGACAACTGTACGGATGATCTTGAATTTTTGGAAAAGCGTTTGTTGGATGAGGAAAAAACCAAGCCCCAAAACGAGCGTTCCGAAATGAGCTTGACGGAAAAATTGAAATTTGTCGTTGAGAACAACTTTAAACGTGTTTCCTATACTGAGGCCATCGATATTTTACGGAACAGCAAACCCAACAAGAAGAAAAAATTCCAATATCCCATTGATGAATGGGGTGCCGACCTGCAAAGCGAGCATGAACGCTTTTTGGTGGAAAAACACTTTAAGTGCCCCGTTATCCTTTTTGATTATCCGGCCAACATCAAGGCATTTTACATGCGCTTGAACGAGGACGGAAAGACCGTTCGTGCCATGGACGTCCTTTTCCCGGGCATCGGTGAGATTGTGGGAGGATCCCAACGTGAAGAACGCTTGGATGTGCTTCAACAAAAAATAAAGGAATTGGACATAGATGAAAAAGAACTTTGGTGGTACTTGGACCTAAGACGGTTCGGTACGGCCGTACACAGCGGGTTCGGACTTGGTTTTGAGCGTATGGTGCAGTTTGCCACCGGTATGGGCAATATCAGGGACGTAATCCCCTACCCTAGAACACCGCAAAATGCGGAGTTTTAA
- a CDS encoding biopolymer transporter ExbD: MAKFTKKKDGDLPAVSTASLPDIVFMLLFFFMTVTTMKDSSLLVENTLPNASEIKKLEKKDRVIYIYVGKPTQEYQKVFGTEPRIQLNDKFAKVEEVGSYILAERAKKPQELQNVLTTALKVDKNANMGLITDIKQELRKVNALKVNYTTYEGNAFNNLQ; encoded by the coding sequence ATGGCTAAGTTTACAAAAAAGAAGGACGGTGATTTACCTGCAGTATCTACAGCTTCGCTGCCAGATATTGTATTTATGTTATTGTTCTTTTTTATGACAGTGACCACTATGAAAGATAGTTCGTTGTTGGTGGAAAATACACTTCCCAATGCTAGTGAAATAAAGAAATTGGAGAAGAAGGATCGTGTAATCTATATCTATGTTGGAAAACCCACCCAGGAATACCAAAAAGTATTCGGAACGGAACCAAGGATTCAGTTGAACGATAAGTTTGCCAAAGTAGAAGAAGTCGGTTCATATATTTTGGCTGAGCGCGCAAAAAAACCTCAAGAACTTCAAAACGTATTGACTACTGCTCTTAAAGTTGATAAGAATGCCAATATGGGTCTTATCACCGATATTAAACAAGAATTGCGAAAGGTGAATGCCCTCAAGGTCAATTATACGACCTATGAAGGAAATGCTTTTAACAATCTACAGTAG
- a CDS encoding biopolymer transporter ExbD — protein MDRDRKIPEVNAGSMADIAFLLLIFFLVATSIETDVGLDRKLPPDNTTPPLPIAERNIFRVSLNKNNELFVEDGIMQLNDLQAAAISFLDNGASLPSSDGFCDYCQGERNMESSENPDKAIISFNSDREASYGMYVSVQNELTSAYNTLRNREANRLFNQDYVSMEEAYYAPETPVEVKASLKKNIEQIRQMFPMKLIEAETNIKG, from the coding sequence ATGGACAGAGACAGAAAAATCCCAGAAGTCAACGCTGGGTCAATGGCTGACATAGCCTTCTTGTTATTGATTTTTTTCTTGGTCGCCACATCAATAGAAACCGATGTTGGCCTGGACCGAAAATTACCTCCCGATAATACCACGCCTCCTCTTCCTATAGCTGAGCGTAACATTTTTAGAGTGTCCCTAAATAAGAACAACGAGCTTTTTGTTGAGGATGGAATTATGCAGCTCAACGATTTGCAAGCCGCTGCTATTTCATTTTTGGATAATGGAGCCAGTTTGCCCAGTAGCGATGGATTTTGTGATTATTGTCAAGGAGAGCGAAATATGGAATCCTCAGAAAATCCTGATAAGGCCATAATCTCTTTTAACAGTGACCGGGAAGCATCCTATGGTATGTACGTTAGTGTACAAAACGAACTTACGTCAGCTTACAACACACTTAGAAATAGAGAGGCAAACAGGCTTTTCAACCAAGATTATGTAAGCATGGAAGAGGCATATTATGCTCCCGAAACACCTGTGGAAGTAAAGGCTTCTTTAAAAAAGAATATTGAACAAATACGACAAATGTTTCCGATGAAACTTATAGAGGCAGAAACAAATATAAAAGGCTAA
- a CDS encoding TatD family hydrolase → MIITDTHTHLYSEAFEQDQKEMMQRALDAGVERFFIPAIDSTYTQAMLDLESNYPKNVFLMMGLHPTHVKESFKEELAQVEEWLTKRKFYAVGEIGIDLYWDKTFLKQQQEAFVYQIRLAKKHQLPIVIHCRDAFDEIFAVLEKEKDDDLFGIFHCFTGTLEQAHKALSYNMKLGIGGVVTFKNGKIDQFLDQIDLRHIVLETDSPYLAPAPHRGKRNESAYITRVLEKLSTIYNIPKEDIAEITTKNSKEIFGI, encoded by the coding sequence ATGATTATTACCGATACCCACACCCATTTATATAGTGAAGCCTTTGAGCAGGACCAAAAGGAAATGATGCAACGTGCCTTGGATGCCGGGGTGGAACGCTTTTTTATTCCAGCCATAGATTCCACCTATACCCAGGCCATGTTGGACTTGGAGTCCAATTATCCCAAAAATGTGTTTTTGATGATGGGGCTGCATCCCACCCACGTCAAGGAAAGTTTTAAAGAGGAATTGGCCCAAGTGGAAGAATGGCTCACCAAACGAAAGTTTTATGCGGTGGGTGAAATCGGTATTGACCTGTATTGGGACAAGACTTTTTTAAAGCAACAGCAGGAGGCTTTTGTGTATCAGATTCGCTTGGCAAAAAAGCACCAATTGCCCATTGTGATCCATTGTAGGGATGCCTTTGATGAAATTTTTGCGGTTTTGGAAAAGGAAAAAGACGATGACCTCTTCGGAATTTTTCATTGCTTCACCGGAACCTTGGAACAGGCCCATAAAGCCCTATCCTATAATATGAAACTGGGCATTGGTGGAGTGGTCACTTTTAAAAATGGTAAAATTGACCAGTTTTTGGATCAAATCGACCTAAGGCATATTGTGCTTGAAACCGATTCCCCGTATTTGGCCCCGGCACCACACCGCGGAAAACGCAATGAAAGCGCATACATTACCAGGGTGTTGGAAAAGCTTTCTACCATATATAATATACCTAAGGAGGACATCGCGGAAATAACCACGAAAAATTCGAAGGAAATATTCGGAATCTGA
- the rpoN gene encoding RNA polymerase factor sigma-54, whose translation MLKQHLQFKLSQKLSPQQIQLMKLIQLPTQAFEQRLKQELEDNPALESGKAESETLDDTYEDTYDDSADNETISAEDINIDDYLSDDEVPDYRTQTSNYSPDDDEKSIPYAAGISFNQYLINQLNTVYLDDEQWAIAEFLVGSVDESGYIRRPIADIMDDLAFTQNIYVEEEKIKSVLKVVQELDPPGVGARSLDECLIIQLKRKEQKPSVELAINILEKSFDQFTKKHYAKLIQKHHISEEELKEAISEIEKLNPKPGGSYSGNTRIIEHIVPDFSIKIVDGELDLTLNGRNAPELHVSKEYSNMLQGYKNAKEKSKSQKDTVLFIKQKLDAAKWFIDAIKQRQQTLYITMNAIMNYQKEYFMTGDERKLRPMILKDIADEIDMDVSTVSRVANSKYVDTPYGTKLIKDYFSEAMKNEQGEDVSTKEIKKILETVIKDEEKRKPLTDDKLAKILKERGYPIARRTVAKYREQLGIPVARLRKEI comes from the coding sequence ATGCTGAAACAACATCTACAGTTTAAGCTTTCCCAAAAACTGTCTCCTCAGCAGATTCAGCTTATGAAGCTAATTCAATTGCCCACACAGGCTTTTGAACAGCGACTGAAGCAGGAGCTCGAGGACAACCCTGCTCTTGAAAGTGGAAAGGCGGAGAGCGAGACTTTGGATGATACCTACGAGGACACCTACGATGATTCTGCAGATAACGAGACCATTTCTGCGGAGGATATCAACATTGATGATTATCTAAGTGATGACGAAGTCCCCGATTACCGGACACAGACCAGCAACTACAGTCCAGATGATGATGAAAAGAGCATTCCATACGCAGCGGGTATTTCCTTTAACCAATATCTGATCAACCAACTCAACACCGTGTATTTGGATGATGAGCAATGGGCCATTGCCGAATTTTTGGTGGGAAGTGTGGATGAGAGCGGTTACATCCGAAGACCTATTGCGGACATTATGGATGATCTGGCCTTCACCCAAAACATTTATGTTGAAGAGGAAAAGATCAAATCTGTACTCAAGGTGGTCCAAGAGTTGGATCCCCCTGGGGTCGGTGCAAGATCATTGGATGAATGCCTGATCATCCAATTAAAAAGAAAAGAACAAAAACCTTCCGTTGAGCTGGCCATAAACATTTTGGAGAAGTCCTTTGACCAATTTACCAAGAAACACTATGCCAAGCTTATTCAGAAGCACCACATCAGTGAAGAAGAACTTAAAGAGGCCATTTCGGAAATTGAAAAACTGAACCCAAAACCTGGGGGGTCTTACTCGGGCAACACCCGAATCATTGAACATATTGTCCCCGATTTTTCCATTAAAATTGTGGATGGGGAGCTTGACCTTACCTTAAATGGCAGAAACGCACCGGAATTGCACGTTTCCAAGGAATATAGCAATATGTTGCAGGGGTACAAAAATGCCAAGGAAAAGTCCAAATCGCAAAAGGACACCGTGCTCTTCATCAAGCAAAAGTTGGATGCCGCCAAATGGTTCATCGATGCCATAAAACAACGTCAACAGACTTTGTACATTACCATGAACGCCATCATGAACTATCAAAAAGAGTACTTTATGACGGGGGATGAGCGGAAATTACGGCCTATGATCTTAAAGGACATAGCTGACGAAATCGACATGGATGTCTCCACAGTATCCCGGGTAGCCAACAGCAAGTATGTTGACACCCCTTATGGCACAAAACTCATAAAGGATTACTTCTCCGAGGCCATGAAAAATGAGCAAGGTGAGGATGTGTCCACAAAAGAGATCAAGAAAATATTGGAAACCGTAATTAAAGATGAGGAAAAGCGAAAACCTTTAACGGATGATAAGCTGGCAAAAATTCTCAAAGAGCGTGGTTACCCCATTGCCAGGAGAACCGTGGCCAAATACCGGGAACAATTGGGAATTCCCGTGGCCAGGCTAAGAAAGGAGATCTAA
- a CDS encoding biopolymer transporter ExbD produces MRNTRESKKEIPAISTASLPDIVFMILFFFMTVTTIKTNPLLVDNNLPKADEVKKLEKKDRVIEIFVGKPSSELAKTFGSEPKIQLDNRLANVNEVGSYVLAELAKKPDAIRNLVTVSLKVDKNVNVGIVSDIKQELQKINALKVNYTTYQGNSLEN; encoded by the coding sequence ATGAGAAATACAAGAGAATCCAAGAAGGAAATACCGGCTATTTCAACTGCATCTTTACCTGATATTGTTTTTATGATACTGTTCTTTTTTATGACGGTAACCACAATTAAAACCAATCCGCTTTTGGTGGACAATAATTTACCCAAAGCAGATGAAGTAAAGAAGTTGGAGAAAAAGGATAGGGTAATCGAAATTTTTGTTGGAAAACCTTCCTCTGAACTGGCTAAAACATTTGGAAGTGAACCAAAAATCCAGCTAGACAATAGGTTGGCAAATGTAAATGAAGTTGGTTCCTATGTGCTGGCTGAATTGGCAAAAAAACCGGATGCCATTAGAAATTTGGTCACGGTTTCCTTAAAAGTGGACAAGAATGTAAACGTCGGTATCGTTTCAGACATTAAGCAAGAGCTTCAAAAAATCAATGCTCTTAAGGTCAATTATACCACGTACCAAGGCAATTCTTTGGAAAACTGA
- a CDS encoding MotA/TolQ/ExbB proton channel family protein — protein MKKVSFTLAAAGMFVLGTTTASAAMLQEEAASTPFTQVLKEQFIQGGPAFMGIVLLCLILGLAVAIERIIYLNLATTNTAKLKQQVEDALASGGVEAAKEVCRNTKGPVASIYYQGLDRAGEGLESAEKAVVAYGGVQMGQLEKNVSWLSLFIAIAPMLGFMGTVIGMIQAFQKIAAVGNLSASLIAGDIQVALLTTVFGLIVAIILQIFYNYIIAKIDSIVNDMEDSSIALIDMLAAHKK, from the coding sequence ATGAAAAAAGTATCCTTTACTCTGGCTGCTGCCGGAATGTTTGTTTTGGGAACTACCACTGCATCTGCAGCAATGTTGCAAGAAGAAGCAGCCAGTACGCCTTTCACCCAAGTATTGAAAGAACAATTTATCCAAGGAGGTCCTGCCTTTATGGGAATTGTGCTTCTGTGTTTGATTTTGGGCTTGGCAGTTGCCATAGAAAGAATAATTTATTTGAATTTGGCAACCACCAATACCGCTAAGTTGAAGCAACAGGTAGAAGATGCCTTGGCTTCCGGTGGAGTTGAAGCTGCCAAAGAAGTTTGTAGAAATACCAAAGGACCTGTTGCCTCCATTTACTACCAAGGTTTGGATAGAGCGGGAGAGGGATTGGAGTCTGCTGAAAAAGCTGTTGTTGCCTACGGAGGTGTGCAAATGGGACAGTTGGAGAAGAACGTTTCCTGGTTGTCGTTGTTTATCGCCATTGCGCCCATGCTTGGGTTCATGGGTACGGTAATCGGTATGATTCAGGCCTTCCAGAAAATTGCTGCGGTTGGTAACTTGAGTGCCTCTTTGATCGCTGGTGATATTCAGGTAGCGTTATTGACAACGGTATTCGGTTTGATCGTTGCGATTATCCTTCAGATTTTCTATAACTATATCATTGCTAAAATCGATAGTATCGTAAACGACATGGAAGATTCTTCCATTGCCTTGATTGATATGTTGGCAGCCCACAAGAAGTAA